TATAGAACTGATCTATGCTCTTTACCAGATGCGCTGTTTTAATGGGGGCAATATAGAACTGAGCGAGGTCATCAAATTCACAGAAAAGTCATTGGATTGCGATTTGGGCAACTTTCATAAAACCGTCTTTGAAATCCGTAATCGAAAACAGGGCCCAACTAAATTTCTCCAACTGGTGAGCGACAATCTTAATCAGTATTTTATGAACAGTGATGGTGGGTAACGCGATACCAAATTAAAACCTCAAATTGTATGGAATTTGAGGTTTATTATTTAATCATTTTTGATCAAATGCTGCAGATCAGGATCTTTTTTTATTCTATCCATCTCATCCGTGATGATGCTAAGAATATCGGTCTTAATCCTTTTATAATTATCTTCAATCTGTTTGGTCATCGAATCATTTCCGTCTTCATTAATAAAGGACCGGATTTGCGGAATCTTTTGATAGTCTTTCATTTCTCTAGAAAGTTTAACGGGGTCCACCACAATCTCCGAATGAAAAATCTTCTGCTCAATCCTTTCCTCAAAGTTATCGGATACCGCACCGACAAAGAAACCCTGGGTCAAGGTAGAGATCTTTGATGCCGGGATCAAACTGTCCAACTGGGTTGAAATGGAAGTGGAAATGTCATTGCTATTGATCGATATACTTTGTCTTTTTTGCAGTACTTTTCCAAAACGTTCTGATAAAGTTTTTGCTGTCTCGCCAACCACCTGGCCGCTGAAAATATTACCGACCGTATTCTGGATAACCTTACTTTCTTTATCTCCGTAGTCTCTAGTCAGCTGGGAGAAATCCTGAAATCCAAGGCAAACCGAAACCTTATTGCTTCTTGCTGTGGCGATAAGGTTATCAAGTCCTCTAAAATAAATGGTTGGCAACTCATCGATAATCACTGAGCTTTTCAATTGACCTTTTTTATTGATAAGCTTAACAATTCTTGAATTATATAGTCCTAATGCTGCAGAATAGATGTTCTGGCGATCCGGATTATTTCCTACGCACAATATTTTGGGCTCTTCAGGATTATTGATGTCCAAGGAGAAATCATCACCCGTCATCACCCAATATAATTGAGGTGAGATCATTCTTGACAAAGGGATCTTTGCAGACGCGATTTGCCCTTGCAATTGATCCTGTGCACCGCCTTGCCATGCATCCATAAAAGGAGAGAGGTAGTTCTCTAATTCAGAATAAGATGTTAATATCGTAAAGACCTCTTCGTATTTTTTGTTCAACAGCTCAATAGCATGCGGAAAAGTGCAGTATTTCCCGTTCTCATAAATTTTAAGAAACCATATGATAGCAGCTAACAAAATAATGGGGCTTTCGACAAAGAAGTCACCCTGTTTTTGTATCCAGCTTCTATTGAGGTTCAGCATAATGGTATAAGCAGCTTCATAGGCATCTGATATATCCGTCATAAAATTGGGATTTAAGGGATTGCATCGATGGCTTTTTCTGGGGTTGTCAAAGTTGATGATATAGAATTTCGGCTTTATTTTATAAGCATCGGAATGATTTAAAAGATGGTTGTAGGCAATGGTAGACAAATCATCGAATTTAAAATCATAGATATACATGGAAAATCCTTTTTCGATATGCTGTCTGATATAATTGTTAACAATGGCGTAGGATTTTCCTGAGCCTGGTGTTCCTAAAACAATGGTGGCACGAAACGGATTGACTACATTAATCCATCCCTGATGCCATTTCCCCTGGTAATAAAACTTGGTTGGCAGATTGATGGAATATTCGTTGTATAGCAGTTTGGTCTCCTGCTGGAAACTTTCATTTTCACTGTTGAACACATCATCCATTAAGTTGTTTTTCAAAAGGCGGCTCATCCAGACGCCAGCCATCATTAAGGCAAAATAACCTAACGAGATCGTTAAAATATACAGGAATGGCCCTATTTCTGAAGATAGCTTTAACAAAGGTGTATTCAGAAAAAAAAGCACAAAGCCTATTCCCAAAGCCGTATAAATTTTAGACCAGGTCATTTTATCGTTTTTAACTCCCTTAGTACCCAGGCAACTTAAAGCCAGCAAAACCAAAGCAAATACTTTAGTATATAAGGTATGAGAAAACAGTCTGGCGGTATGCTGAAAATTCCCTAATATTTTGTTGATTAACTCTAAAGTCCAGCCGCGTTCGATAAAGAAACTGTAGCAAAACCAATAAAGGTGCATCAGTACCAAAATAATACTTACGGCCCTCATAAAAGCCATAATCCTGGCAAGCCCTCTCAAATCGTCTTCTCCCTGCATTATCTAATTTTTAATGATAGTGTGTGAATTTAAAGACTGTGCAGCCCGGCTATAAGAATGTGGAAGTCAATCGCAGTGTTTGGCTTTTGGAGGCCTTTATATGATTTTTAGACTACAACAACTACCAATTGGGCTACTTTTTATAGGATGACAATCAGGAATTTTGTACCTGAGATTAAAATCAATTTTAGAAACAATTAAAAAAAGAACTATGCAAAAAAGAAAATTAGGAAATAGCGGATTGGAAGTTTCCGTGTTGGGCTTTGGATGTATGGGTTTAAACTTTCTGGACGGGAAAGGCCTTGATAAAAAAGATGCCATAACGCTGCTACATCAGGCAGTTGAAATGGGTATCACATTTTTTGATACGGCAGAGGCTTACGGACCATACACCAATGAAGAACTCGTAGGTGAAGGATTGAAGCCGTTCAGAAAAGACGTTGTCATCGCCACAAAATTCGGCTGTAAAGATGCCAGTCCGGCAGTAGGCCTTGACAGCAGACCGGAAACAATAAGGGCAGTAACCGAAGCGTCTTTGAACAGATTAAAGACAGATTACATCGACTTGCTCTATCAGCACAGAGTTGACCCGAATGTTCCGATGGAAGATGTTGCAGGAACGGTAAAAGACCTGATACAGGAGGGCAAAGTAAAATATTTCGGTTTGTCGGAAGCCAGTGCTAAAACGATTCGAAAAGCAAATGCCATACAACCAGTATCAGCTTTGCAAAGCGAATACTCTTTGTTTTGGCGTGAACCGGAACATGAAATCATCCCGACTTTGGAAGAGTTAGGAATTGGTTTCGTGCCGTTCAGTCCGTTGGGAAAAGGTTTCCTAACCGGTATCATCAATAAAAAATTAGAAGCCGTAGACCGCAGAAACGTTATTCCACGTTTTACCGAAGAAAATATCAAGGCCAATCTGGTTTTAGTGGAAGCACTATCTGAGATTGCCCGACAAAAAAATATTTCAACCGGACAATTGGCATTGGCCTGGCTCTTAGCCCAAAAGCCCTGGATTGCACCGATCCCAGGGACTACAAAACTGCATCGGTTGGAAGAAAACATCGCCAGTACAAAT
The Chryseobacterium sp. W4I1 DNA segment above includes these coding regions:
- a CDS encoding aldo/keto reductase, yielding MQKRKLGNSGLEVSVLGFGCMGLNFLDGKGLDKKDAITLLHQAVEMGITFFDTAEAYGPYTNEELVGEGLKPFRKDVVIATKFGCKDASPAVGLDSRPETIRAVTEASLNRLKTDYIDLLYQHRVDPNVPMEDVAGTVKDLIQEGKVKYFGLSEASAKTIRKANAIQPVSALQSEYSLFWREPEHEIIPTLEELGIGFVPFSPLGKGFLTGIINKKLEAVDRRNVIPRFTEENIKANLVLVEALSEIARQKNISTGQLALAWLLAQKPWIAPIPGTTKLHRLEENIASTNIVLTADELAKINETVNGITLVGDRYPEFLEKQIDR
- the mobC gene encoding conjugal transfer protein MobC codes for the protein MQGEDDLRGLARIMAFMRAVSIILVLMHLYWFCYSFFIERGWTLELINKILGNFQHTARLFSHTLYTKVFALVLLALSCLGTKGVKNDKMTWSKIYTALGIGFVLFFLNTPLLKLSSEIGPFLYILTISLGYFALMMAGVWMSRLLKNNLMDDVFNSENESFQQETKLLYNEYSINLPTKFYYQGKWHQGWINVVNPFRATIVLGTPGSGKSYAIVNNYIRQHIEKGFSMYIYDFKFDDLSTIAYNHLLNHSDAYKIKPKFYIINFDNPRKSHRCNPLNPNFMTDISDAYEAAYTIMLNLNRSWIQKQGDFFVESPIILLAAIIWFLKIYENGKYCTFPHAIELLNKKYEEVFTILTSYSELENYLSPFMDAWQGGAQDQLQGQIASAKIPLSRMISPQLYWVMTGDDFSLDINNPEEPKILCVGNNPDRQNIYSAALGLYNSRIVKLINKKGQLKSSVIIDELPTIYFRGLDNLIATARSNKVSVCLGFQDFSQLTRDYGDKESKVIQNTVGNIFSGQVVGETAKTLSERFGKVLQKRQSISINSNDISTSISTQLDSLIPASKISTLTQGFFVGAVSDNFEERIEQKIFHSEIVVDPVKLSREMKDYQKIPQIRSFINEDGNDSMTKQIEDNYKRIKTDILSIITDEMDRIKKDPDLQHLIKND